In a genomic window of Candidatus Moranella endobia PCIT:
- a CDS encoding phosphoglycerate kinase, translated as MTVIKMTDLDLSGKRVFIRSDLNVPVKNGQVTSDARILASLPTIEVAMKQGAQVMVTSHLGRPNEGEYNAEFSLQPVVDYLAKKLCYPVRLYKNYLDGVDIAAGELVVLENVRFNKGEHNDDEALAKKYAALCDVFVMDAFGTAHRAQASTHGIGKFAPVACSGPLLLNELEALGKALDQPARPMVAIVGGSKVSTKLVVLDSLLKIADQIIVGGGIANTFLAAQGYNVGQSRYETKLIPEAKRLLNIGNINVPTDVYVTTDCSETATATLKSVSDIQDNEYILDLGKISVARLTNIIKDAKTILWNGPVGVFEFANFRQGTELVARAIANSEAFSIAGGGDTLAVIDLFGLAKQISYVSTGGGAFLAFIEGKKLPAVVMLNAARRTSEKLIKLVAYPQTAKS; from the coding sequence ATGACTGTAATTAAAATGACCGATCTTGATCTTTCTGGTAAACGTGTTTTTATCCGTTCCGATCTTAATGTGCCGGTTAAAAACGGGCAAGTAACTTCTGATGCGCGCATATTAGCCTCTCTACCAACTATTGAAGTAGCAATGAAACAGGGCGCGCAAGTCATGGTAACATCCCATCTAGGCCGCCCGAACGAAGGAGAATACAATGCAGAGTTTTCTCTGCAGCCAGTAGTAGATTATTTAGCAAAAAAATTGTGCTACCCGGTCCGTCTTTACAAAAATTACCTCGATGGTGTGGATATTGCCGCCGGTGAACTAGTGGTGTTAGAAAACGTGCGCTTTAACAAGGGCGAACATAATGATGACGAAGCTCTAGCAAAGAAATACGCTGCGTTGTGTGACGTGTTCGTTATGGATGCTTTTGGTACAGCCCATCGCGCTCAAGCTTCCACTCACGGTATAGGTAAATTCGCACCAGTAGCGTGCTCCGGTCCATTACTATTAAATGAACTAGAGGCGTTAGGCAAGGCACTTGATCAACCGGCACGACCAATGGTAGCAATCGTTGGTGGCTCAAAAGTTTCAACTAAGCTGGTCGTTCTGGACTCGCTGTTGAAAATAGCAGATCAGATCATAGTCGGCGGTGGCATTGCGAATACCTTTTTGGCAGCGCAGGGATATAATGTCGGCCAATCGAGATACGAGACAAAACTTATTCCTGAAGCTAAACGTCTGCTAAACATAGGCAATATAAACGTACCAACAGATGTCTATGTGACCACAGATTGTTCTGAAACAGCTACCGCGACACTAAAATCAGTCAGCGATATTCAGGACAATGAGTATATACTCGATCTCGGTAAGATCTCAGTCGCGAGGCTAACAAACATTATAAAAGATGCCAAAACTATTCTTTGGAATGGCCCAGTAGGCGTATTTGAGTTTGCCAATTTCCGTCAAGGCACTGAGTTGGTGGCACGTGCTATTGCAAACAGTGAAGCTTTCTCTATCGCGGGCGGGGGTGATACTCTAGCAGTTATTGACCTGTTTGGCCTTGCCAAGCAAATCTCCTATGTTTCTACTGGTGGTGGCGCTTTCCTAGCCTTTATAGAAGGTAAAAAACTACCAGCAGTAGTCATGCTTAATGCTGCAAGAAGAACGAGTGAAAAGTTAATTAAGCTGGTGGCTTATCCACAAACAGCAAAAAGTTAA
- the fbaA gene encoding class II fructose-bisphosphate aldolase: MPKIFDLVKPGVITGNNVQKVFAVAKANKFALPAVNCVGTDSINAALEAATKMRAPIIVQFSNGGAAFIAGKGLNTTGQIGAVLGAVSGAQHVHHIAEYYGIPVILHTDHCTKKLLPWLDGLLEAGEKHYADTGKPLFSSHMIDLSEEVLEENIEISANYLRRMAKMDMTLEIELGCTGGEEDGVDNSHLNKSALYTQPEDVAYAYEKLHAISPRFTIAVAFGNVHGVYKPGNVKLTPKLLNKSQKYVSATFGLPESSLNLVFHGGSGSSAAEITEAISYGVVKMNIDTDTQWATWEGILKYYQNHEDYLQSQLGNPAGADKPNKKFYDPRMWIRAGQESMAKRLKLAFKELNAIDVL; the protein is encoded by the coding sequence ATGCCAAAAATTTTTGATCTGGTGAAACCAGGAGTCATCACCGGTAATAACGTTCAGAAAGTGTTTGCTGTGGCAAAAGCCAATAAATTTGCTCTGCCAGCCGTCAATTGTGTTGGTACAGATTCCATTAATGCCGCGTTGGAAGCGGCTACTAAAATGCGGGCGCCAATTATAGTGCAGTTTTCCAACGGCGGTGCCGCGTTTATTGCCGGTAAAGGATTAAATACTACAGGTCAGATTGGTGCGGTTCTAGGTGCAGTTTCCGGTGCACAGCATGTGCATCATATAGCGGAATATTACGGAATTCCAGTTATCCTACATACCGATCATTGCACAAAAAAGTTACTACCTTGGCTAGACGGGCTACTCGAAGCTGGGGAAAAACATTATGCCGATACTGGCAAGCCGCTTTTCTCCTCCCACATGATCGATTTATCTGAGGAAGTGTTAGAAGAAAATATTGAAATAAGCGCCAACTATCTCAGACGGATGGCAAAAATGGATATGACACTGGAAATCGAGCTTGGTTGCACTGGCGGTGAAGAAGACGGAGTGGATAATAGCCATTTGAATAAATCAGCGCTGTATACTCAGCCGGAAGATGTCGCTTATGCTTATGAAAAACTACATGCTATCAGTCCAAGGTTTACTATTGCAGTTGCTTTTGGTAATGTTCACGGTGTGTATAAGCCTGGGAACGTTAAGCTAACACCTAAATTACTGAATAAGTCACAGAAATACGTTTCGGCAACCTTTGGTTTACCAGAAAGTTCTTTGAATTTAGTTTTTCATGGTGGTTCTGGCTCTTCGGCGGCAGAAATAACGGAAGCAATTAGTTACGGTGTTGTAAAAATGAACATTGATACTGATACCCAGTGGGCAACCTGGGAAGGTATTCTAAAATATTATCAGAATCACGAAGATTATCTACAGTCTCAGCTAGGAAACCCAGCAGGTGCCGATAAACCTAACAAAAAGTTCTACGACCCGCGCATGTGGATCCGTGCTGGTCAGGAATCCATGGCAAAGCGCCTGAAACTTGCTTTTAAGGAACTAAACGCGATCGACGTACTGTAG
- the ruvX gene encoding Holliday junction resolvase RuvX produces MLVEHGNIIAFDFGTMSIGVAIGQFVTCTAQPLTTVQVRDGTPRWQQIEKLLKEWLPNLVVVGLPLNMDGSDQPLTVRACKFAKRLHGRFGVKVVLHDERLSTVAARAILFERSGYRALENRQVNASSAAIILESWLEQVRQ; encoded by the coding sequence TTGCTAGTCGAACATGGCAATATTATTGCCTTCGATTTTGGTACGATGAGTATCGGAGTGGCTATTGGCCAATTTGTAACCTGCACTGCACAACCGCTAACAACGGTTCAGGTCCGCGATGGTACCCCAAGATGGCAACAGATTGAAAAACTACTGAAAGAATGGTTACCGAATCTAGTAGTGGTGGGATTACCGCTGAATATGGATGGCAGTGATCAACCGCTGACTGTACGAGCATGCAAGTTCGCCAAACGACTACATGGTAGATTTGGCGTTAAGGTTGTTCTGCATGATGAACGACTCAGCACAGTCGCTGCCCGTGCCATACTATTTGAGCGTAGCGGCTACAGAGCGCTAGAGAATAGGCAAGTTAACGCTAGTTCAGCAGCCATCATTCTTGAAAGTTGGTTGGAACAAGTTCGCCAATAA
- the rpoD gene encoding RNA polymerase sigma factor RpoD: MEQNQQSQLKLLVTHGKEQGYLTFAEVNDHLPDDIVDSDQIEDIIQMINDMGIRVMEEAPDADDLLLLADTNPDTDEDAVEAAAQVLSSVESEIGRTTDPVRMYMREMGTVELLTREGEIDIAKRIEDGINQVQCSVAEYLKAISYLLEQYDRVEAGEARLSDLITGFVDSSVVEEMMLAPTNVRSELATNEITDEEEHDEASKEDDNSIDPGLARQKFVELREQYEMTRKVIKTNGRNHTKSAAELMKLSTVFKQFRLIPKLFDYLVNNMRAMMTRVRTQERVIMKLCVDISKMPKKNFITLFTGNETSETWFKAALAMNQPWSEKLQAVDNDVYRSLNKLRQIEEETGLTIEQVKDINRRMSIGEAKARRAKKDMVEANLRLVISIAKKYTNRGLQFLDLIQEGNIGLMKAVDKFEYRRGYKFSTYATWWIRQAITRSIADQARTIRIPVHMIETINKLNRISRQMLQETGREPTPEELAERMLMSEDKIHKVLKIAKEPISMETPIGDDEDSHLGDFIEDNTIEMPLDSATLDSLRSATKEVLAGLTAREAKVLRMRFGIGMTNDHTLEEVGKQFDVTRERIRQIEAKALRKLRHPSRSEVLRSFLED; the protein is encoded by the coding sequence ATGGAGCAAAACCAACAGTCACAGTTAAAACTGCTTGTCACACATGGTAAAGAGCAAGGATATTTGACCTTTGCCGAGGTCAATGACCATTTACCGGATGATATAGTTGACTCCGATCAGATCGAAGATATCATTCAGATGATAAATGATATGGGTATTCGGGTGATGGAAGAAGCACCCGACGCCGATGACCTACTGTTACTAGCGGATACAAACCCTGATACAGACGAAGATGCAGTCGAGGCGGCGGCACAAGTTCTATCTAGCGTAGAATCCGAAATTGGACGCACTACCGACCCAGTGCGCATGTATATGCGCGAAATGGGTACTGTAGAGCTGCTAACCCGCGAAGGAGAGATCGATATTGCTAAACGTATAGAAGATGGCATCAATCAGGTTCAGTGCTCGGTTGCCGAGTATCTTAAGGCTATAAGCTACCTACTTGAACAGTACGACCGCGTTGAGGCAGGCGAGGCCCGCTTATCCGATCTCATCACTGGATTTGTTGATTCTTCTGTTGTAGAAGAGATGATGCTTGCTCCTACCAATGTTCGATCTGAACTTGCAACTAACGAAATAACCGATGAAGAAGAGCACGACGAAGCAAGCAAGGAAGATGATAATAGCATTGACCCTGGTCTAGCACGCCAGAAATTTGTCGAACTGCGTGAACAGTATGAGATGACTCGTAAGGTAATCAAAACCAACGGCCGCAACCATACTAAATCGGCCGCAGAGCTTATGAAGCTTTCTACTGTTTTCAAACAGTTTCGACTAATACCGAAACTGTTCGATTACCTGGTAAACAACATGCGTGCTATGATGACGCGCGTGCGTACCCAGGAACGCGTAATTATGAAGCTATGTGTCGATATTAGTAAGATGCCAAAAAAAAACTTCATCACGTTGTTTACTGGTAATGAGACCAGCGAAACCTGGTTCAAGGCTGCTTTGGCAATGAACCAGCCCTGGTCTGAAAAACTACAAGCAGTAGATAATGACGTATATCGTAGCCTAAATAAACTGCGCCAGATTGAAGAAGAAACCGGTCTGACTATCGAGCAAGTGAAGGATATTAACCGCCGTATGTCGATTGGCGAAGCAAAGGCAAGACGCGCAAAAAAAGATATGGTTGAGGCTAATCTACGTTTAGTTATTTCTATCGCGAAAAAATACACTAACCGCGGTCTGCAGTTCCTTGATCTGATCCAAGAGGGTAATATTGGGTTAATGAAGGCGGTGGACAAATTTGAATACCGCCGAGGCTACAAGTTTTCTACTTATGCTACCTGGTGGATCCGCCAAGCTATCACCCGCTCTATTGCTGACCAGGCGCGTACCATACGTATCCCGGTGCATATGATTGAAACTATTAATAAGCTCAACCGTATCTCCCGTCAGATGCTACAAGAAACTGGAAGAGAACCAACACCAGAAGAACTGGCAGAACGTATGCTGATGTCAGAAGATAAAATCCATAAGGTACTGAAAATTGCCAAAGAACCTATCTCTATGGAAACGCCTATTGGCGACGATGAAGATTCTCATTTAGGGGATTTTATCGAAGATAATACCATCGAGATGCCGCTAGATTCTGCTACATTAGATAGCCTAAGGTCAGCGACCAAGGAGGTATTGGCCGGTCTAACTGCGCGCGAAGCCAAGGTTTTACGTATGCGTTTTGGGATCGGTATGACTAACGACCACACTCTGGAAGAGGTGGGCAAACAGTTTGACGTAACCCGCGAACGTATTCGTCAGATCGAAGCAAAAGCATTGCGTAAATTGCGTCATCCAAGCCGGTCTGAGGTCTTACGAAGCTTCCTGGAAGATTAA
- the dnaG gene encoding DNA primase yields the protein MAGKIPRIFINNLLARIDIVDLISKRVKLHKQGNSFKACCPFHHDNNPSFTVHGEKQFFHCFGCGAHGNAIDFLMNYDRLEFIETIEELAAQYGLEIPEEICSFQNNNRRDQRPSLYQLMEQLSEFYQQVLQSKTANKANQYLQHRGLNEAITKSFAIGFAPPGWYNVIKRFGNSSQDRADLNDAGMLVVNDYGRTYDRFRERIMFPIRDKRGRVVAFGGRILDNGQPKYINSPETVIFHKGRQLYGLYEAQRQNMQLLRLLVVEGYMDVVALAQFGIDYAVASLGTAITTDHIQLLYRATDRVIFCYDGDSAGREAAWRALKNSLPSLIDGRQLCFMFLPEGEDPDTMIRKIGKEAFEQHIAQAKPLSKFLFETLIPQVDLSSIEGRAKLSRLALPLISKVPGETLRFYLRQQLGNKLGILDDNYWDKLLPKAVLKNNSTKKIRIKCTTMRILIGLLVQNPRLAELVPIVHGLEHISKPGLPLFIELVQNCKSHPGLTTGQLLEYYRDNKSYYQLETLATWNHMITGEVIDSIFVDALANFYESILAHRQETLIARDRTHGLTTEERREMWSLNQAMAKKN from the coding sequence ATGGCTGGCAAAATACCACGCATATTTATCAACAACCTGTTAGCGCGTATCGACATCGTCGATCTGATCAGTAAGCGGGTAAAACTTCATAAGCAGGGCAATAGCTTTAAAGCCTGCTGTCCATTCCATCATGATAACAATCCTTCTTTTACTGTGCATGGTGAAAAACAGTTTTTTCATTGTTTCGGCTGCGGCGCTCATGGCAATGCCATAGATTTTTTGATGAATTACGACCGCCTGGAGTTTATCGAAACTATCGAAGAACTTGCCGCCCAGTATGGACTAGAAATACCGGAGGAAATCTGCTCATTCCAGAATAATAATAGGCGTGATCAGCGACCAAGTCTGTATCAGCTCATGGAACAGCTTAGTGAATTTTACCAGCAGGTTTTACAATCAAAAACTGCCAATAAAGCTAACCAATATTTGCAACATCGTGGGCTAAATGAAGCGATAACTAAGTCTTTTGCTATCGGCTTTGCGCCTCCAGGCTGGTATAACGTTATTAAGCGTTTCGGTAATTCGTCTCAAGATCGTGCTGATCTCAATGACGCTGGTATGCTGGTGGTAAACGATTATGGCAGAACCTACGATCGTTTTCGTGAACGCATAATGTTTCCAATCCGCGACAAACGTGGCCGTGTGGTCGCCTTCGGCGGGAGGATCTTAGACAATGGGCAGCCAAAGTATATTAATTCGCCTGAAACCGTCATTTTCCATAAAGGTCGCCAACTGTACGGTTTATATGAAGCACAACGACAGAATATGCAATTATTACGGCTACTTGTGGTCGAAGGCTATATGGACGTTGTGGCGCTGGCGCAGTTTGGTATCGACTATGCTGTAGCATCGTTGGGTACTGCGATAACTACTGACCATATTCAACTGCTATATCGTGCCACCGATAGGGTTATCTTCTGTTATGACGGTGATAGTGCCGGTAGGGAAGCAGCTTGGCGCGCCCTGAAAAACTCGTTACCATCTTTGATAGACGGCCGCCAGTTGTGTTTTATGTTTCTGCCAGAAGGCGAAGATCCCGATACCATGATACGTAAAATTGGCAAAGAGGCGTTTGAACAGCACATTGCACAAGCGAAACCGCTATCGAAGTTTTTATTTGAAACGCTCATACCGCAGGTTGATTTGAGCAGCATTGAAGGCCGCGCCAAACTCAGCCGGTTGGCGTTACCACTGATCAGTAAAGTACCGGGTGAAACATTACGTTTCTATCTGCGCCAGCAGCTCGGTAATAAACTGGGAATACTCGACGACAATTATTGGGATAAACTGTTACCGAAGGCGGTACTAAAAAATAATAGTACCAAAAAAATACGTATCAAATGTACAACTATGCGTATCCTGATAGGATTACTAGTGCAGAATCCCCGGCTTGCTGAACTAGTACCAATTGTCCACGGTTTAGAGCACATCAGCAAACCTGGCTTACCACTATTTATCGAGTTAGTGCAAAATTGCAAGTCTCATCCTGGACTAACAACCGGACAATTACTTGAGTATTACCGTGATAATAAATCATACTACCAACTTGAAACTTTGGCAACCTGGAACCACATGATTACTGGCGAGGTAATAGATTCGATATTTGTCGATGCACTGGCAAATTTTTACGAATCCATACTTGCACACCGCCAGGAAACACTTATCGCCCGCGACCGAACCCACGGCCTAACTACCGAAGAACGCCGGGAAATGTGGTCGCTGAATCAGGCTATGGCGAAAAAAAACTGA
- the rpsU gene encoding 30S ribosomal protein S21: MPVVKVRENEPFDVALRRFKRSCEKAGVLSEVRRREFYEKPTTERKRAKSAAIKRHAKKLARVHARRTIRYCLPGKQYST, encoded by the coding sequence ATGCCTGTAGTTAAAGTGCGTGAAAACGAGCCTTTCGATGTAGCATTGCGTCGTTTCAAGCGTTCCTGTGAAAAAGCAGGTGTATTGTCTGAGGTTCGGCGGCGCGAATTTTATGAAAAACCAACTACTGAACGTAAGCGTGCTAAATCAGCTGCAATTAAGCGTCATGCAAAGAAATTAGCGCGCGTTCACGCGCGCCGTACCATTCGGTATTGCTTGCCAGGTAAGCAGTATAGCACTTAA
- the tsaD gene encoding tRNA (adenosine(37)-N6)-threonylcarbamoyltransferase complex transferase subunit TsaD has translation MRVLGIETSCDDTGVAIYDQQQGLLANQLYSQGEMHSDYGGVVPELASRDHVRKTIPLIQAALAQSGLPASEIYGVAYTAGPGLVGALMVGATIGRALAYAWKVPAVAVHHIEGHLLAPMLEDNPPAFPFLALLVSGGHTQLIAVTGIGKYRLLGESLDDAAGEAFDKTAKLLGLDYPGGPMLARLAQQGVPGRYTFPRPMTDRPGLAFSFSGLKTFVAKTISTCANDHQTRADVARAFEDAVVDTLMLKCQRALDITCFKRLVIAGGVSANQALRVSLDRMMRQRNGEIFYARPEFCTDNGAMIAYAGMVRLQQNGTRTDLAVSVRPRWPLDEGLTFDV, from the coding sequence ATGCGAGTATTGGGTATTGAAACATCATGCGATGACACTGGGGTGGCTATTTACGATCAACAGCAAGGATTACTGGCTAATCAACTATATAGCCAGGGGGAAATGCACTCAGATTATGGAGGGGTGGTGCCAGAACTTGCTTCCCGTGATCATGTACGCAAAACAATTCCACTGATTCAGGCAGCGCTAGCGCAGTCAGGACTACCGGCGTCGGAGATTTATGGAGTGGCCTACACTGCTGGACCAGGACTAGTCGGTGCGTTGATGGTAGGTGCCACTATAGGGCGTGCGTTGGCCTATGCTTGGAAGGTTCCAGCTGTCGCCGTGCATCATATAGAAGGGCATCTGTTGGCGCCTATGCTGGAGGACAATCCACCAGCGTTCCCGTTCTTGGCACTGTTAGTTTCCGGCGGTCATACCCAGCTAATCGCTGTTACTGGTATCGGAAAATATCGACTGCTGGGAGAATCCCTTGACGATGCCGCCGGCGAAGCATTCGATAAAACCGCTAAGCTATTAGGATTGGATTATCCTGGCGGGCCTATGCTAGCGCGGCTAGCGCAGCAGGGCGTGCCAGGACGTTATACTTTTCCCCGCCCGATGACTGACCGGCCGGGGCTAGCATTTAGTTTCTCCGGTTTAAAAACCTTTGTCGCCAAAACTATTAGCACTTGCGCAAATGATCACCAAACGCGCGCAGACGTCGCGCGCGCATTTGAGGACGCAGTAGTAGATACGTTAATGCTAAAATGCCAGCGCGCGCTTGATATTACTTGTTTCAAGCGATTAGTAATTGCCGGAGGCGTCAGCGCCAATCAAGCACTGCGCGTCAGCCTAGATAGAATGATGCGGCAAAGAAACGGAGAAATATTTTATGCTCGTCCTGAGTTTTGTACTGATAATGGCGCGATGATCGCTTATGCTGGCATGGTGCGACTACAACAGAATGGGACTAGGACAGATCTGGCAGTGTCAGTACGGCCGCGCTGGCCCCTGGATGAAGGGTTAACATTTGATGTCTGA
- the efp gene encoding elongation factor P has translation MGYYNTNELRSGLKIILDGEPCLIIDHKFVKPGKGQAFSRVRLRTLVSDKVLDKVFKSGDSVEAANIIDINLVYLYKDGEFWYFINQKNFEQLAADAKAVSDNAKWLVEQSKCVLTLWNDKPIIVTPPNFVELEITATDPGLKGDTFGTGVKLATLITGTVVKVPLFVQIGEVIRVNTRSGQYVSRVT, from the coding sequence ATGGGTTATTATAATACAAATGAATTGCGTTCTGGTCTCAAAATTATACTTGATGGTGAGCCATGCTTGATAATTGATCATAAATTTGTAAAGCCAGGAAAAGGCCAGGCGTTTAGCAGGGTACGTTTACGCACATTAGTTTCAGATAAAGTACTGGACAAGGTATTTAAATCTGGTGACTCGGTTGAGGCTGCCAATATTATCGATATTAACCTAGTTTATTTGTACAAAGATGGTGAGTTCTGGTATTTCATAAATCAAAAAAACTTTGAACAACTGGCCGCGGATGCTAAAGCCGTTAGCGATAACGCGAAATGGCTGGTGGAACAGTCGAAATGTGTACTGACTTTATGGAATGATAAACCAATAATCGTTACTCCTCCTAATTTCGTTGAGCTAGAAATAACCGCAACTGATCCTGGATTGAAAGGCGATACCTTCGGTACTGGCGTAAAATTAGCCACGCTAATTACCGGTACGGTAGTGAAAGTACCACTATTTGTTCAGATTGGTGAAGTTATTCGCGTAAATACGCGCTCTGGTCAATATGTATCCAGGGTTACATAA
- the aroQ gene encoding type II 3-dehydroquinate dehydratase, with translation MADKFQILLLNGPNLNLLGTREPEKYGQIKLTEIIANLSILAGSLGAKISHVQSNAEHVLIDHIHQAHGNTDYIVINPAALTHTSIALRDALLAVKIPFIEIHLSNVHAREHFRHQSYLSDIAVGVICGLGADGYSFALQTAVKRLLTST, from the coding sequence ATGGCCGATAAGTTCCAAATTTTGCTTTTAAATGGACCGAACCTAAATTTGCTTGGTACCCGCGAACCAGAAAAATATGGTCAGATCAAGCTAACCGAAATAATTGCTAACTTAAGCATACTAGCAGGCAGTCTGGGAGCAAAAATCAGCCATGTTCAGTCTAATGCTGAACACGTTCTGATCGACCATATCCATCAGGCGCATGGTAATACCGATTATATAGTAATCAACCCAGCAGCGCTTACCCATACTAGCATAGCCCTACGTGATGCGCTGTTAGCGGTAAAGATCCCGTTCATTGAAATTCATCTATCCAATGTGCATGCTCGGGAACATTTCCGGCATCAATCCTATTTGTCCGATATTGCGGTGGGTGTAATATGCGGTCTTGGTGCCGATGGGTATAGTTTTGCTTTACAGACGGCAGTTAAACGCTTGTTAACCTCTACTTAA
- the accB gene encoding acetyl-CoA carboxylase biotin carboxyl carrier protein, producing MDLRKIKKLIELIEKSGIATLEISEGEESIRINRALMQQTYLPQTNISAGQQSSTTPVTLSATTSGHLVRSPMVGIFYRTPSPDAKSFVEVGQKVDVGDTICIIEAMKIMNQIASDKKGVVKAILRENGQLVEFDEPLIVIE from the coding sequence ATGGATCTTCGTAAGATCAAAAAACTGATTGAACTAATTGAAAAATCTGGCATTGCTACTTTGGAAATCTCTGAGGGTGAAGAATCGATTCGTATTAATCGTGCTCTGATGCAACAGACCTATCTGCCACAGACTAATATCTCTGCAGGGCAGCAGTCGTCTACTACCCCAGTAACCTTATCGGCGACAACGAGCGGTCACCTTGTGCGTTCGCCCATGGTTGGCATATTCTACCGAACCCCCAGTCCTGATGCCAAATCTTTCGTAGAGGTTGGTCAGAAGGTCGACGTTGGCGATACTATTTGTATTATTGAAGCGATGAAAATAATGAACCAGATTGCATCGGACAAAAAAGGCGTGGTAAAAGCTATTTTACGGGAAAATGGTCAACTAGTTGAATTTGATGAACCACTAATAGTAATTGAATAA